GGCCCCTCCAGGTCGAACGCGTGCTCCACGGCGATGCGGGCCTGGTCCATGGACGTGGAGGCCAGGGCGGGGAAGCCGATGACGTCCCCCACCGCGTAGATGTGGGGCACGGCCGTCTGGAAGCCCGGGCCCACCTCCACCTGCCCCCGCGCGCCCAGCTTGACGCCCAGGGCCTCCAGGCCCAGCCCCGCGGTGTTCGCCGAGCGCCCGGAGGCCACGAGCACCTGGTCCGCGTCGACCTCCTCGCCGGAGTCGAGCGTCAGGCGGATGGGCTCCTCGCACGCGGTGGGCACCTCCACCTTCTCCACCGTGTGGCCGAAGCGCAGGCGGATGCCCAGCGCCTCCATGCGCCGGGCCAGCAGCGCGGAGAACTCGTCGTCGAGGAAGGGCAGCACCTCCGGCTTCACCTCCACCAGCGTCACCGGGATGCCCAGCGCGGCGAACATGCACGCGTACTCGCAGCCGATGACGCCGCCGCCCACCACGACGAGCGAGCTGGGCAGCCGGCCGATCTCCAGCACCTCGTCCGAGTCGTGCACGCGCGTGTCACCGAACGGATACAGCGGCGGCCGGTACGGCGAGGAGCCGGTGGCCACCAGGATGACGTCGCCGGTGAGGCGGGTGTCCGGCTGGTCCCGGTGGCGCACGCGCACGGTGTGCGCGTCCTCCAGGGAGCCGGTGCCGAGGATGACCTGGATGCCGTGGCGTTGGAGGTTGCCGGCGATGCGCTCGCGCTCCATGCCCTTCACGCGCCGCTCGCGGTAGAGGAAGTCGGAGACGGTGGCCTCGTGGCGCAGCGTGGTCTCCACGCTGTAGAGGCCGCGCGCCTTGAGGCCGGACAGGTGCAGCGCCGTCTCGCGCAGCGTCTTGGACGGCAGGGTGCCCGTGTTCGC
This sequence is a window from Myxococcus stipitatus. Protein-coding genes within it:
- the sthA gene encoding Si-specific NAD(P)(+) transhydrogenase, whose translation is MADFDLVVIGSGPAGEWGAVQAALAGKRVAVVEKEPVLGGTAANTGTLPSKTLRETALHLSGLKARGLYSVETTLRHEATVSDFLYRERRVKGMERERIAGNLQRHGIQVILGTGSLEDAHTVRVRHRDQPDTRLTGDVILVATGSSPYRPPLYPFGDTRVHDSDEVLEIGRLPSSLVVVGGGVIGCEYACMFAALGIPVTLVEVKPEVLPFLDDEFSALLARRMEALGIRLRFGHTVEKVEVPTACEEPIRLTLDSGEEVDADQVLVASGRSANTAGLGLEALGVKLGARGQVEVGPGFQTAVPHIYAVGDVIGFPALASTSMDQARIAVEHAFDLEGPLAMAPVLPYGIYTIPEVSMAGETEEDLRKKGVPYVAGRAQFSTNPRGQIIGEMHGLLKLLFHRESLKLLGVHVIGEQASELVHVGLVAMLTGSSARLFIETCFNYPTLSEAYKAATFDALDRLKHGLV